A portion of the Eubacterium maltosivorans genome contains these proteins:
- a CDS encoding RidA family protein, with translation MSKTVINAAKAPAAVGPYSHANAAGDTIYISGQLGLDPETGVLAEGVEDQAKTGFENLKTILSEAGVSFENVVKTTVFLTDMNDFATVNDLYAQYFTGDYPARSCVQVAALPKGASFEIEAIAAK, from the coding sequence ATGAGTAAAACAGTTATCAACGCAGCGAAAGCACCAGCTGCTGTCGGCCCTTATTCACATGCCAATGCGGCAGGAGACACGATCTATATTTCAGGACAGCTGGGACTGGACCCAGAAACCGGTGTTTTGGCAGAAGGTGTAGAGGATCAGGCTAAAACAGGCTTTGAAAATTTAAAAACCATTCTAAGCGAAGCGGGTGTTTCTTTTGAAAACGTTGTGAAAACAACGGTCTTTTTAACGGACATGAATGACTTTGCTACAGTTAACGATCTCTATGCACAATATTTTACGGGAGACTACCCGGCGCGTTCCTGCGTTCAGGTTGCAGCATTGCCAAAAGGAGCTTCTTTTGAGATAGAAGCCATTGCAGCAAAATAA
- the arcC gene encoding carbamate kinase, with protein sequence MSKKIVIALGGNALGNNLPEQMEAVKNTAKAIADLIEEGNEVVISHGNGPQVGMINLAMGELAKADPGNPVAPLSVCVAMSQGYIGYDLQNALREELLDRGIHKPVSSIITQMRVDPDDEAFSHPTKPIGRFMTKEEADEMVRERNYDVVEDAGRGYRRVVASPKPVEIIEIETVKALADAGQVVVAAGGGGIPVYAQGNHLKGAAAVVDKDFGSCLLAKEIGADCLIILTAVEKVAINFGKPNEEWLSEISVEEAQKYADEGQFAPGSMLPKVQAAMEFAKSGSDRFALITLLEKAKDGIQGKTGTIIK encoded by the coding sequence ATGAGCAAAAAAATTGTGATCGCCTTGGGTGGAAACGCTTTAGGCAACAATTTACCAGAACAAATGGAGGCGGTTAAAAATACAGCCAAGGCCATTGCGGATTTAATAGAGGAAGGAAATGAAGTTGTTATTTCTCACGGAAACGGACCGCAGGTGGGTATGATCAATCTGGCCATGGGTGAACTGGCAAAGGCGGACCCGGGGAATCCGGTGGCGCCTCTGTCTGTTTGTGTAGCGATGAGCCAGGGATATATTGGCTATGACCTTCAAAATGCGTTGAGGGAAGAGCTCCTTGACAGAGGCATTCACAAACCGGTTTCCAGTATTATTACCCAGATGCGTGTTGATCCTGACGATGAAGCCTTCAGCCATCCCACAAAACCCATCGGTCGTTTTATGACTAAGGAAGAAGCAGACGAAATGGTCAGAGAAAGAAATTATGATGTCGTGGAGGATGCGGGCCGTGGTTACCGGCGGGTTGTGGCCTCACCAAAGCCAGTCGAGATTATTGAGATTGAAACCGTTAAAGCTCTGGCAGATGCGGGGCAGGTTGTTGTGGCGGCTGGTGGCGGGGGAATCCCTGTTTATGCTCAGGGAAATCATTTAAAAGGTGCAGCCGCTGTGGTGGACAAGGATTTTGGAAGCTGTCTGCTGGCAAAGGAAATTGGCGCAGACTGCCTGATTATTTTAACTGCCGTCGAAAAGGTTGCCATCAATTTTGGCAAGCCGAATGAGGAATGGCTGTCTGAGATCAGTGTTGAGGAAGCCCAGAAATACGCCGATGAGGGACAGTTTGCTCCTGGCTCTATGCTGCCAAAGGTTCAGGCGGCAATGGAATTTGCAAAATCGGGTTCAGACCGTTTTGCATTGATTACTCTGCTTGAAAAAGCAAAGGATGGTATCCAGGGTAAAACAGGGACCATTATTAAATAG